The following coding sequences are from one Streptomyces sp. NBC_00536 window:
- a CDS encoding ABC transporter permease codes for MILYLLRRLLALAGVLLAIAAVTFLIFYVLPSDPAAAACGKSCSEERIAVVREYLGLDQPLWRQFLDFLSGIFTGRTLGTGQYAVQCDFPCLGYSYENSLPVWDLLMDRLPVSASLAVGAAALWLLLGLGAGVTAALRKDTVTDKALMVGAVAAASMPVYFTSVMLIYGVIRVADLLPYPTYHPFTDDPLGWAGNLLLPWTALALLYAAMYARQSRGSMIEAMAEPYIRTARAKGMPERTVVVKHGLRSAMTPILTIFGMDLGGLLAGAVITESLFGLPGIGRLFYGALVNSDQPVVLGVTLLAAFFIVVANLVVDLLYAVIDPRVRY; via the coding sequence GTGATCCTCTACCTGCTGCGCCGCCTGCTCGCCCTGGCCGGGGTGCTGCTCGCCATCGCCGCCGTCACCTTCCTCATCTTCTACGTCCTGCCCTCCGACCCGGCCGCCGCCGCCTGCGGCAAGAGCTGCAGCGAGGAACGGATCGCCGTGGTGCGCGAGTACCTCGGCCTCGACCAGCCGCTGTGGCGCCAGTTCCTCGACTTCCTCAGCGGCATCTTCACCGGCCGCACCCTGGGCACCGGCCAGTACGCCGTGCAGTGCGACTTCCCGTGCCTGGGCTACTCGTACGAGAATTCCCTGCCCGTGTGGGACCTGCTCATGGACCGGCTCCCGGTCTCCGCCTCCCTCGCCGTCGGCGCCGCCGCCCTGTGGCTGCTGCTGGGCCTGGGCGCCGGGGTCACCGCCGCCCTGCGCAAGGACACCGTCACCGACAAGGCCCTGATGGTCGGCGCGGTCGCCGCCGCCTCGATGCCGGTCTACTTCACCTCCGTGATGCTGATCTACGGGGTGATCCGCGTCGCCGACCTGCTGCCCTACCCCACCTACCATCCCTTCACCGACGACCCGCTCGGCTGGGCCGGCAACCTGCTGCTGCCCTGGACCGCCCTCGCGCTGCTGTACGCCGCCATGTACGCCCGCCAGAGCCGCGGTTCGATGATCGAGGCGATGGCCGAGCCGTACATCCGTACCGCCCGGGCCAAGGGCATGCCCGAACGCACCGTCGTCGTCAAACACGGCCTGCGCTCCGCGATGACCCCCATCCTCACCATCTTCGGCATGGACCTCGGCGGCCTGCTCGCCGGAGCCGTCATCACCGAATCCCTCTTCGGACTCCCCGGCATCGGACGGCTCTTCTACGGCGCCCTCGTCAACTCCGACCAGCCGGTGGTCCTCGGCGTCACCCTGCTCGCCGCCTTCTTCATCGTCGTCGCCAACCTCGTCGTCGACCTCCTGTACGCCGTCATCGACCCGAGGGTGAGGTACTGA
- a CDS encoding S9 family peptidase: MDSQDDFLRLSAATARFTHGAPRAFSFGDDGRLLWFLRSTGPTDPFDSLWVLDTVTGTETRLADPRDLLPDGPGELPLAERRLRERIRLSAAGIGSYALSGVGRQAVFALYGRLYAVTADKDAAPAEIPAEAAAFDPLPNADGSRTAYVSDDALYVSPGGRVSPADGARWGIAEFAAAEELDRTRGHWWSPDGVTLLAARVVEDALQRRWFADPEHPERPAEDFAYPEAGGPNADVQLWVLGADGGPGVRLDWDAATFPYVSEAGWESEREILLTVQDRLQRTVVLLSADPVTGRTTELSRTTHPQWVDQLVPGTPARLSDGRMLTAVDTPGGAARALAVDGVPLTGDGVQVRGVLGEHDGRLLVEAGLRDPSEQQVLLLDTATGELTPLADGPGVHTALASAGALLLTSADADGFRRTLRTADGRELTVADLAEPLPYRVAPRFERVTEHGIPTALVLPRGHVPGRRLPVLLDTYGGPGYQDVSAEPRRWQARQWWADQGFAVVTVDNRGTPYVSPAFTHAMYRGFSEVTMADQVAALRALGERHPDLDLGRVGVRGWSYGGYLAAMGVLRHPEVFHAAAAGAAPTDFRHYDTAYTERYLGLPQEEPEVYERDSLIGDAPALTRPLLLVHGLADDNVHPSHTLRLSRALTDAGRPHRLLALPGVTHMPTGGVREKVMAQELAFFREALGLA; the protein is encoded by the coding sequence ATGGATTCTCAGGACGACTTCCTCCGCCTCTCCGCGGCCACGGCCCGCTTCACCCACGGCGCCCCCCGCGCGTTCTCCTTCGGGGACGACGGCCGGCTGCTCTGGTTCCTCCGTTCCACCGGCCCCACCGACCCCTTCGACAGCCTCTGGGTCCTCGACACCGTCACCGGCACGGAGACCCGGCTCGCCGACCCCCGCGACCTGCTGCCGGACGGCCCCGGCGAACTCCCCCTCGCCGAGCGGCGGCTGCGCGAGCGGATCCGGCTGAGCGCCGCCGGGATCGGCTCGTACGCGCTCTCCGGCGTCGGCCGCCAGGCGGTCTTCGCCCTGTACGGGCGGCTGTACGCGGTCACCGCGGACAAGGACGCGGCGCCCGCGGAGATCCCGGCCGAGGCGGCCGCCTTCGACCCGCTCCCCAACGCCGACGGCTCGCGCACCGCCTACGTGAGCGACGACGCCCTGTACGTCTCCCCCGGCGGGCGGGTCAGCCCCGCCGACGGAGCCCGCTGGGGCATCGCCGAATTCGCCGCCGCCGAGGAACTGGACCGCACCCGCGGCCACTGGTGGTCCCCGGACGGGGTCACCCTGCTGGCCGCCCGCGTCGTCGAAGACGCCCTCCAGCGCCGCTGGTTCGCCGACCCGGAACACCCCGAGCGGCCCGCCGAGGACTTCGCCTACCCGGAGGCGGGCGGCCCCAACGCCGACGTACAGCTCTGGGTGCTCGGCGCGGACGGCGGACCGGGCGTCCGGCTCGACTGGGACGCGGCCACCTTCCCCTACGTCTCCGAGGCCGGCTGGGAATCGGAGCGGGAGATCCTGCTGACCGTCCAGGACCGGCTCCAGCGCACAGTGGTGCTGCTCAGCGCCGACCCGGTCACCGGGCGGACCACGGAGCTGTCCCGCACCACGCACCCCCAGTGGGTGGACCAGCTGGTGCCCGGCACCCCGGCGCGGCTGTCCGACGGGCGGATGCTCACCGCGGTCGACACCCCGGGCGGGGCCGCGCGCGCCCTGGCCGTCGACGGCGTACCCCTCACCGGGGACGGCGTACAGGTGCGCGGCGTGCTCGGCGAGCACGACGGGCGCCTCCTCGTCGAGGCCGGACTGCGGGACCCGTCCGAGCAGCAGGTGCTGCTGCTCGACACCGCCACCGGGGAGCTGACCCCGCTCGCCGACGGGCCCGGGGTGCACACGGCCCTCGCGTCCGCCGGGGCCCTGCTGCTGACCTCGGCCGACGCCGACGGCTTCCGGCGGACCCTGCGCACGGCGGACGGGCGGGAGCTGACCGTCGCCGACCTCGCCGAGCCGCTGCCGTACCGGGTGGCGCCGCGCTTCGAACGGGTCACCGAGCACGGGATCCCGACCGCGCTGGTGCTGCCGCGCGGCCACGTCCCGGGGCGGCGGCTGCCCGTGCTGCTCGACACCTACGGCGGCCCCGGCTACCAGGACGTGTCCGCCGAGCCGCGGCGCTGGCAGGCCCGTCAGTGGTGGGCCGACCAGGGGTTCGCGGTGGTCACGGTCGACAACCGGGGCACCCCGTACGTCTCCCCCGCCTTCACGCACGCCATGTACCGGGGGTTCTCGGAGGTGACGATGGCGGACCAGGTGGCGGCGCTGCGCGCGCTCGGCGAGCGGCACCCGGACCTCGACCTGGGCCGGGTAGGGGTGCGCGGCTGGTCCTACGGCGGCTATCTGGCCGCGATGGGCGTGCTGCGGCACCCCGAGGTCTTCCACGCGGCGGCGGCCGGGGCCGCGCCGACCGATTTCCGGCACTACGACACGGCGTACACCGAGCGCTACCTGGGCCTGCCCCAGGAGGAGCCGGAGGTCTACGAGCGGGACAGCCTGATCGGTGACGCCCCGGCGCTGACCCGGCCGTTGCTGCTGGTCCACGGGCTGGCCGACGACAACGTGCACCCCTCGCACACGCTGCGGCTCTCGCGGGCGCTGACCGACGCCGGGCGCCCGCACCGGCTGCTGGCCCTGCCCGGGGTCACGCACATGCCGACCGGCGGTGTCCGCGAGAAGGTGATGGCGCAGGAACTCGCCTTCTTCCGCGAGGCGCTGGGCCTGGCCTGA
- a CDS encoding ABC transporter ATP-binding protein yields MAFPGKRTATGRKGAPVRAVDGVSFELAAGETLGLVGESGCGKSTTGRMLVRLLEPTSGSIAFEGREIARLSQGAMRPLRRHLQMVFQDPHSSLNPRQTVARIISDPLLVQGWSAQDARRRAAELMELTGLIPEHIDRYPHEFSGGQAQRIGIARSLATSPRLIIADEPVSALDVSVQAQIVNLMERLRRELGLAYVFIAHDLSVVKRVSDRVAVMYLGRIVEIGDKHALYADPQHPYTRALLSAVPLPDPVAERRRERIVLLGDPPSPAAPPPGCSFHPRCPKAQDICRTERPVLQPVAGRDVACHFPGN; encoded by the coding sequence ATGGCCTTCCCCGGCAAGCGCACCGCCACCGGCCGCAAGGGCGCCCCCGTCCGGGCCGTGGACGGGGTCTCCTTCGAGCTGGCCGCCGGGGAAACCCTCGGCCTGGTGGGGGAGTCGGGCTGCGGCAAGTCCACCACCGGCCGGATGCTGGTCCGGCTGCTGGAACCCACCTCGGGGAGCATCGCCTTCGAGGGCCGGGAGATCGCCCGGCTCTCTCAAGGCGCGATGCGGCCGCTGCGCCGCCACCTCCAGATGGTGTTCCAGGACCCGCACTCCTCCCTCAACCCCCGCCAGACGGTGGCCCGGATCATCTCCGACCCCCTGCTGGTCCAGGGCTGGAGCGCGCAGGACGCCCGCCGCCGGGCGGCCGAGCTGATGGAACTGACCGGGCTGATCCCCGAGCACATCGACCGCTACCCGCACGAGTTCTCCGGCGGCCAGGCCCAGCGCATCGGCATCGCCCGTTCGCTGGCCACCAGCCCCCGGCTGATCATCGCCGACGAGCCGGTCTCCGCCCTCGACGTCTCCGTACAGGCACAGATCGTCAACCTGATGGAACGGCTGCGCCGTGAACTCGGCCTGGCGTACGTCTTCATCGCGCACGACCTCTCCGTCGTCAAGCGGGTCAGCGACCGGGTCGCCGTGATGTACCTGGGCCGGATCGTCGAGATCGGGGACAAGCACGCGCTGTACGCCGACCCCCAGCACCCCTACACCCGGGCGCTGCTGTCCGCCGTACCGCTGCCCGACCCGGTCGCCGAGCGGCGCCGGGAGCGGATCGTGCTGCTCGGCGACCCGCCGAGCCCGGCCGCGCCGCCGCCCGGGTGCTCCTTCCACCCGCGCTGCCCCAAGGCGCAGGATATCTGCCGCACCGAGCGGCCGGTGCTCCAGCCGGTCGCCGGACGCGATGTGGCGTGTCACTTCCCGGGGAACTGA
- a CDS encoding ABC transporter ATP-binding protein gives MAALLEVRDLHVTFSTPRGTVRAVDSLGFTVEAGRTLGIVGESGSGKSVTSLAVMGLHRDAEISGSIALDGRELTTLGEKELSRLRGRKMAMIFQDPLSSLHPYYTVGEQISEHFRVHFKAGRAAARKRAVDMLGEVGIPEPARRAGEYPHQFSGGMRQRAMIAMALACEPDLLIADEPTTALDVTVQAQILELIARLQQDRGLGVVMITHDLGVVARVAHEVLVMYGGRAAEQAPADALFADPAHPYTRGLLDSLPRLDDADDQPLRTIPGSPPSLREPAPGCAFAPRCARAAAGTDAERLRCTTVRPALDPYAGPARRVACHFAGGPGAAPAATDPVQEASR, from the coding sequence ATGGCCGCTCTCCTTGAAGTGCGCGACCTGCACGTCACGTTCAGCACCCCGCGCGGCACCGTCCGCGCCGTGGACTCGCTCGGCTTCACCGTCGAGGCGGGCCGCACCCTCGGCATCGTCGGGGAATCCGGATCCGGCAAGTCCGTCACCTCCCTCGCCGTCATGGGACTGCACCGCGACGCCGAGATCAGCGGCTCCATCGCCCTCGACGGCCGCGAACTCACCACGCTGGGCGAGAAGGAACTCTCCCGGCTGCGCGGCCGCAAGATGGCCATGATCTTCCAGGACCCGCTCTCCAGCCTGCACCCCTACTACACGGTCGGCGAACAGATCTCCGAGCACTTCCGGGTCCACTTCAAAGCCGGCCGGGCCGCGGCGCGCAAACGCGCCGTCGACATGCTCGGCGAGGTCGGCATCCCCGAACCCGCCCGCCGCGCCGGGGAGTACCCGCACCAGTTCTCCGGCGGCATGCGCCAGCGCGCGATGATCGCCATGGCGCTGGCCTGCGAACCCGACCTGCTCATCGCGGACGAGCCCACCACCGCCCTCGACGTCACCGTCCAGGCGCAGATCCTCGAACTGATCGCCCGGCTCCAGCAGGACCGCGGCCTCGGCGTCGTCATGATCACCCACGACCTCGGGGTGGTCGCCCGCGTCGCCCACGAGGTGCTGGTCATGTACGGCGGCCGGGCCGCCGAACAGGCCCCCGCCGACGCGCTGTTCGCCGACCCCGCCCACCCCTACACCCGGGGCCTGCTGGACTCCCTGCCCCGGCTCGACGACGCCGACGACCAGCCGCTGCGCACCATCCCCGGCTCCCCGCCCTCCCTGCGCGAACCCGCCCCGGGCTGCGCCTTCGCCCCGCGCTGCGCCCGCGCCGCCGCGGGCACCGATGCCGAGCGGCTGCGCTGTACGACGGTCCGGCCCGCCCTCGATCCGTACGCGGGCCCCGCGCGCCGGGTGGCCTGCCACTTCGCGGGCGGCCCCGGCGCGGCCCCGGCCGCCACGGATCCCGTACAGGAGGCCTCCCGGTGA